The Rubrobacter aplysinae DNA segment TGGTAAGCTCAAGTGCTTCCGGCGTATCGCCACTCGTTACGATAGGAAGGCCCTGTACTATAAGTCTTTCGTGTATCTGGCAGCTTCTCTAATGTGGCTATGATCCGCAAATGTCGATTCTGCCTAGCTCGATAACTGTCTGTGTTGTGCCATGAGTAGTGCGTGTATAATTTTGTACATCGCAGATATACATCGTCGAGGAAGTGACGCATGGTCCGCACTCAGATCTACTTGACGGAGGCAGAGCAAGAGGCGTTACGCTCTCTAGCACGAGTCACGGGGCGCTCCCAGAGCGAGCTTATCCGCGAGGCGATAGACGAGATGCTCGAACGGCAAGATCCGGTGGACCGTAAAGCTCTGATGCGTCAGGCACGCGGCATGTGGAGCGACCGCGACGACCTTCCCGACTTGAGAGAGCTAAGAGACGAGTTCGACCGCTTTTCGGAGGGCGCTTAGCCGTTGCCCGAGTCGCGCCTGCTGTTCGACACAGACGTCTTGATCGACTACCTGCGCGGCGAGCCACAAGCGATAGCGTATCTCGAAGAGCGTACAGAGATTCTGATGGTCTCCGCAGTCACCATAGCCGAGCTTTTCGCCGGAGTCCGGGAAGGAGAAGAGCGTCGGAGGCTCAACAGCTTCCTCCGAATCTTTGAGGTCGTAGATGTGAGCCAGCAGATTGCCGAGAGAGGTGGTCTGATCCGGCGTGGGTACAAGAGGAGTCACAATACCAGCCTGCCAGACGCCATCATCGCTGCCACCGCCGAGCTTGCGCCAGCAAGCCTGGTAACGCTCAACGACAAGCATTTCCCGATGTTGGAGGGCGTGATCGTTCCGTATCGGAAAAGCTCTGGCTAGTAGCGGTGGCTTCCGATGCCCGGAGCTTGGTAACATTCAGAGATTGGTTGAGGAAACCAGCAAGAGCTAATGGGGATCTGGGGTGAGTTCTTCAACGACTGAATCGTCCTCCGCCCGCGCGCAGGAAGTAACCGTTACGGAAGATACGCTTACCGTCGAACTGGCGGATGGGCGCTCGATCTCCGTCCCGCTTGCGTGGTACCCGCGCCTCGCACACGGCACACTTGAGGAGCGCGACAACTGGCGCTTGATGGGCGAGGGCATCGGTATCCGTTGGACGATACTCGATGAGGATATAAGCCTGGAGAATCCGCTTATGGGCCGAGCTTCGGGAGAGAGTCAGCGGTCGCTAAAGCGGTGGTTGGAGCAGCGTACCTACTATCCCGAGAGTGGTTGATATGAAAGGTTGTGGGTATGAGTGAGAGTACCTGGAAAGACGCCATAGTCGATGTACTGAAGGAAGAAGAATCCGCTATGCACTTTACGGAAATAGCGGAGAAAATCGTCGAGAGTGGTCTACGCAAAAACATGGGCGCTACCCCTGCAAACACCGTAAATGCTGTAATAACCACGGATATAACAAGTAACGGAGAGGACTCAAAATTTGCGAGAGTAAGACGTGGTGAGTATATGCTCAGGGAGCAACAAAAAGAAGACGTAAGCAAGATCGAAGCAGAGATTTCTAGTATTGAAGTGGATCAAGATTCCGACGTTCAAGCTGAAACAGGCATCATTCAGGCTTTTGGACTGTATTGGAGGCGAGATTTTGTACAGTGGAGCAACACACCCAGTCTCTTAGGACAACAAAACAGACGCTCTCAAACGGTAGACTTTGCTGAGCAAAAAGGGGTATATCTACTCCACGATGGCCGCAGCACAATTTACGTAGGACGCAGCGTAGATAGAACTATAGGTAGGCGTCTATACGAACATAATTATGATCGTTTAGGAGGACGCTGGGATAGATTCTCTTGGTTTGGTCTGCTAGAGGTCACAGAAGATGCACAACTCCGCGAACTGAGTCTGGCTGTAGATCAAGATGTTGTGATAGTAACTTTGGAAGCTCTTCTAATAGAAACATTAGAGCCTCCACAAAACCGCAAACGCGGAGATGAATTCCGAGCTATCGAATACCTACAGGCAAAAGATCCTTCTCTTGAGAAGCAGCAAGTTCTATCTTTATTGGACGATGTTAGGGACAAGCTAACAGAAAGATATTGAACGGCAGTCTTCGTCTTTTAGGAGGTAAGGAGCGAGATAGGACTACTCGACTGGTCGATGGGGAACGCCTCCAAGATAGAGTCGGAGAGGATCGAGGGGAGTTCGAGCGGATGATGTTTCCGGGAGAGAGGATCGAGAAGCCTTATCTACTGATCTGAGGCCTCTTCGTGTTCACGAGCTAATTGAGCGCGTACGTTCACACGGAACCATCTGCCTTCTCGGCAGCCCTGCGTCTGATCAGCAGCTTCAGCATGGCCGCGATGCCGAGGGCGGGGCCGATGGCGAGGATGCCGAAGCCGACCTTCCAGCTGAAGGCTTCCACGAGCACGGGGACCAGCCAGATGGTAGCCATGGTGAGGGTGAAGCCGAGGGCAAGCTGGAGCGTGACGGCGGTGCCGACGTATGCTTGATCCGCGACCTCGGTGATCACCGTGGAGAACTGCGCGGAGTCGGCTATCACCCAGAATCCCCACAGTAGCCCGACCGCCAGTGCGACCACCGGGGCCGAGATGGTGAACCCTATAGCCAGGGCGCAAACCCCCGAGATGAGCATGGACACTGAGGTCGCCTGGGACCGGCCCCACTTGTCTCCCAAGAGGCCACCAGCAAGACATCCCAGCGCGCCGACCCCGATCACGGCGAAGGCCGCAAGCGCAGCCTTGCCCGCCGGGTCCGCGACCCCGGCCCGTTCGAGCACGTCGGCGTAGAAGACGGCGAACCAGGCCCACATGGCGTATAGCTCCCACATGTGTCCGAAGTAGCCCGCCGAGGAGAGGAGGACGCCGCGATTCGTGACCGCGCTCCAGGCCTGGCGCGGATCGAAGTGGCTGGCCGGGAAGGGGAACGGCCCGTCGCTCCCCGCAACCTCCGCGATAAGGCCGCCCGCGAGCGTGAGGACGGAGGTGGTCACTATGACGAGTTGCCAGTCGAGCCCGCCGAGACCGTTGACCAGATGCGGCGTCGCAGATCCCAGCGTCAGCGCCCCGACCATGATGCCGAGCGCGGTGCCGCGCCGGAAGCGGAACCAGGTTGACATGGCCTTCATCGCGGGCGGATACACACCCGCCAGGCACGCCCCCGTGGCCGCCCGGAGCAGGATCGCCACCACCGGCGAAGGTTCGAGTACGAGCAGCACGTTGAGCCCGGCTGCCCCGAGCCCGCCGTACAGCATGAAGCGGCGCGGCGGGATGCGATCCGCGAGCCCCAGCACCACGGAAGAGACCGCACCCGCCACGAAACCGAGCTGGACCGCAATAGTCATCCAGGAGCTCTGGGCGGGGGAGAGGCTCCACTCCGATTCTAGCTGGGGCACGACGGCGGTCGCCGAGAACCACGTCGTCATGGCTAGCAGCATAGCCGCGGCCAGCGTGACCAGCCCGAGCCAGCGTCCGGGCGGGTCGCGATCCGTCGGAACGTCCTGTCGGGTGTCTCCGGGCCGCCTGGCGGTCATCGCGGCGACGCCGGAATGTATGCTACCGTCGCTTCCGTCGAGCGCATCCGGTGTATTTCGAGGGCGTGGAGGATCTCGCCGCCGATGCGGATAGGCTTCCGGAACCCCCCGTTAACGGACACGAAGAAAGCCTCCAGACCAGGAATATACCCGGCCGACCGATGTTCGCCAGAGCATAGCGTTGGACAATGCATTCTAGAAAGCCCCTAACCCACCCGTGTCGGCGACCATCCAATACTGATTAGCAGATAAGCTAGCACTTTCAATTACTTGCGTAAAGGAGTCAGGGGGCCAGGGCACTCGCAAATCGCGCGTATCGGCTTTCGCTAACGGACGGGGTAACTCTATACTCTGCAGTATCCCGTAAACCGAGGCTGGAGGAGATGATGGGATTACTCGACGGGTTGATGGGAAATGCTTCCGAGATAGAGCCCGAGAGGATCGAGGGGGAGTTCGAGCGGGTTATGGCTCCGGGAGAGAGGATCGAGAAGGCTTATCTCCTGATCCGGGACCTGTTCGTGTTCACGAACAAGCGGCTCATCCTGGTGGATAAGCAGGGGATGACGGGGAACAAGGTCGAGTATCATTCTCTGCCG contains these protein-coding regions:
- a CDS encoding ribbon-helix-helix domain-containing protein; the protein is MVRTQIYLTEAEQEALRSLARVTGRSQSELIREAIDEMLERQDPVDRKALMRQARGMWSDRDDLPDLRELRDEFDRFSEGA
- a CDS encoding type II toxin-antitoxin system VapC family toxin, which gives rise to MPESRLLFDTDVLIDYLRGEPQAIAYLEERTEILMVSAVTIAELFAGVREGEERRRLNSFLRIFEVVDVSQQIAERGGLIRRGYKRSHNTSLPDAIIAATAELAPASLVTLNDKHFPMLEGVIVPYRKSSG
- a CDS encoding DUF2442 domain-containing protein, giving the protein MSSSTTESSSARAQEVTVTEDTLTVELADGRSISVPLAWYPRLAHGTLEERDNWRLMGEGIGIRWTILDEDISLENPLMGRASGESQRSLKRWLEQRTYYPESG
- a CDS encoding HTH domain-containing protein, which produces MSESTWKDAIVDVLKEEESAMHFTEIAEKIVESGLRKNMGATPANTVNAVITTDITSNGEDSKFARVRRGEYMLREQQKEDVSKIEAEISSIEVDQDSDVQAETGIIQAFGLYWRRDFVQWSNTPSLLGQQNRRSQTVDFAEQKGVYLLHDGRSTIYVGRSVDRTIGRRLYEHNYDRLGGRWDRFSWFGLLEVTEDAQLRELSLAVDQDVVIVTLEALLIETLEPPQNRKRGDEFRAIEYLQAKDPSLEKQQVLSLLDDVRDKLTERY
- a CDS encoding MFS transporter; this translates as MTARRPGDTRQDVPTDRDPPGRWLGLVTLAAAMLLAMTTWFSATAVVPQLESEWSLSPAQSSWMTIAVQLGFVAGAVSSVVLGLADRIPPRRFMLYGGLGAAGLNVLLVLEPSPVVAILLRAATGACLAGVYPPAMKAMSTWFRFRRGTALGIMVGALTLGSATPHLVNGLGGLDWQLVIVTTSVLTLAGGLIAEVAGSDGPFPFPASHFDPRQAWSAVTNRGVLLSSAGYFGHMWELYAMWAWFAVFYADVLERAGVADPAGKAALAAFAVIGVGALGCLAGGLLGDKWGRSQATSVSMLISGVCALAIGFTISAPVVALAVGLLWGFWVIADSAQFSTVITEVADQAYVGTAVTLQLALGFTLTMATIWLVPVLVEAFSWKVGFGILAIGPALGIAAMLKLLIRRRAAEKADGSV
- a CDS encoding PH domain-containing protein, yielding MGLLDGLMGNASEIEPERIEGEFERVMAPGERIEKAYLLIRDLFVFTNKRLILVDKQGMTGNKVEYHSLPYRNITHFSVETAGHFDLDAELKIWISGSSMPIQKQFNKKLNIYDVQSVLAGYVLG